Proteins from one Brevibacillus humidisoli genomic window:
- a CDS encoding serine hydrolase domain-containing protein, which yields MERSYWPTTQWQAADPTDLGMDPVKLLKLDPMIQSGYSNVNGMIVVRNGYVAFEKYYNGYGPDDPHHVASVTKSIISALIGIAIDKGHIKSGDQKVLDFFPDYISHTADRQKKEITIRHLLTMTVPYPFEDWHEPLDKLCKQPDWVAYTIDRMGQKGKLGAFKYATAGAHLLSAIITRSTGKSAREFANEHLFSPIGMKKIPDYKMKSFGFDDLFGKNVKGWVADPTGNSTGGWGVTLTLRDMARLGFLYLNHGFWEHNQIISGAWTLESTSMNPNKYGYLWWLHEEDGVFAYLAMGDGGNVICCIPEKDLVVAIASTIIMHPRDRWPLIKECIIPAFIT from the coding sequence ATGGAAAGATCCTACTGGCCCACTACCCAGTGGCAAGCAGCCGACCCAACAGACCTGGGAATGGACCCGGTAAAGCTCTTGAAACTGGATCCTATGATCCAATCTGGATATAGTAATGTGAACGGTATGATCGTTGTGCGCAACGGCTATGTTGCCTTTGAAAAATATTATAACGGTTACGGTCCGGATGATCCGCACCATGTAGCATCTGTAACCAAAAGTATTATATCTGCGCTCATTGGCATTGCCATAGATAAGGGCCATATCAAAAGCGGAGACCAGAAGGTACTGGATTTTTTTCCAGATTACATATCACATACTGCTGATAGACAGAAAAAAGAAATTACCATACGCCATCTGCTCACCATGACAGTACCATATCCATTTGAGGACTGGCATGAACCACTAGACAAGTTGTGCAAACAGCCAGACTGGGTAGCCTACACTATTGATAGGATGGGCCAAAAAGGAAAACTAGGCGCGTTTAAGTATGCTACCGCAGGGGCACACCTGCTTTCTGCGATTATCACTCGCAGCACAGGTAAAAGCGCCCGCGAGTTTGCCAACGAGCATTTATTCAGCCCTATTGGCATGAAAAAAATCCCCGATTATAAAATGAAATCATTTGGGTTTGATGACTTATTCGGGAAAAACGTGAAAGGCTGGGTTGCAGACCCAACGGGCAATTCCACTGGAGGATGGGGAGTGACGCTAACTCTCCGTGATATGGCGCGTCTTGGCTTTCTCTATTTAAATCATGGTTTTTGGGAGCATAATCAGATTATTTCAGGCGCATGGACCCTTGAATCAACATCGATGAACCCCAATAAATATGGTTATCTGTGGTGGCTGCACGAAGAAGACGGAGTTTTTGCCTACTTGGCAATGGGAGATGGCGGTAATGTTATTTGCTGTATTCCAGAAAAAGACCTAGTAGTAGCCATCGCCTCAACAATCATCATGCACCCCAGGGATAGGTGGCCGCTGATTAAGGAATGTATTATCCCGGCTTTTATCACCTAA
- a CDS encoding NAD(P)/FAD-dependent oxidoreductase, protein MQRCIVIGAGILGASTAYQLAKRGAEVLIVDRKDKGQATDAAAGIICPWLSQRRNQAWYKLVKEGARFYPGLIEELEREGETETGYARVGVLRIHKEREKLVELEKRALKRREDAPEIGEITQITASQVKSLFPPLGNDYAALHVSGAARVDGHALRDALLRAAIRKGAAFRNGEAILRSNGSSVTGVQVGDEYIASDIVVVCAGAWANQLLQPLGVQFNVTFQKAQIVHLGLPGADTGSWPVVMPPGDQYILAFDENRIVIGATHENDPEGFDTRVTAGGLQEIFSKALEHAPGLANSTFLEARVGFRPFTPGFLPVIGALPGWEGIFVANGLGASGLTMGPYIGFQLAKLVLGLDIDIALEDYKVDGAINV, encoded by the coding sequence CAATTGGCAAAAAGAGGAGCAGAAGTGCTTATTGTTGATCGAAAAGACAAAGGACAAGCAACTGATGCTGCTGCAGGGATTATTTGTCCATGGTTGTCACAACGACGCAATCAAGCCTGGTATAAGCTGGTCAAGGAGGGGGCGCGTTTTTATCCAGGCTTGATCGAAGAACTGGAGAGGGAAGGGGAGACAGAAACCGGGTATGCCCGCGTTGGCGTTCTCCGTATCCATAAGGAAAGAGAAAAGCTCGTTGAACTGGAAAAACGGGCTCTAAAACGCAGGGAGGATGCTCCGGAGATTGGCGAGATTACTCAGATCACTGCAAGCCAGGTAAAGAGCTTGTTTCCTCCACTGGGCAACGACTACGCCGCTCTCCACGTCAGTGGTGCCGCCCGCGTCGATGGACATGCTCTGCGAGACGCGCTGCTGCGCGCCGCGATAAGAAAAGGAGCTGCCTTTCGCAACGGGGAAGCTATCCTCCGATCCAACGGGAGCTCTGTTACAGGAGTACAAGTTGGGGACGAATATATCGCTTCAGACATTGTCGTTGTTTGTGCTGGTGCATGGGCCAATCAACTGCTGCAGCCATTAGGTGTACAGTTCAACGTCACCTTCCAGAAAGCGCAGATCGTTCATCTGGGATTACCAGGTGCGGACACGGGCAGCTGGCCGGTCGTCATGCCGCCTGGCGATCAGTATATATTGGCTTTTGATGAGAACAGAATAGTGATCGGCGCAACACATGAAAACGACCCGGAAGGTTTCGACACCCGCGTAACGGCAGGCGGCTTGCAGGAGATTTTCAGTAAGGCATTGGAGCATGCTCCCGGACTGGCCAACAGCACCTTTCTGGAGGCAAGAGTAGGTTTTCGCCCTTTCACTCCGGGATTTCTCCCGGTCATCGGAGCGTTGCCCGGCTGGGAGGGCATCTTTGTTGCAAATGGGTTAGGTGCATCGGGACTTACGATGGGGCCCTATATCGGATTTCAACTAGCAAAACTGGTTCTTGGACTGGACATCGATATTGCGTTGGAGGATTACAAGGTGGATGGAGCAATAAACGTTTGA
- a CDS encoding MFS transporter — translation MGRIRFGMFFSVFVAMVGLMIIAPVMPPLIRELGLSEMHSGIIISLGSVSMAVMSPLWGRWSDRFGRRQMILAGFAGMFVSYAFFTAVMYAGLRVC, via the coding sequence ATGGGAAGAATTCGGTTCGGCATGTTTTTCAGCGTATTCGTTGCGATGGTTGGGTTGATGATTATCGCCCCCGTGATGCCTCCGCTCATACGGGAATTAGGTCTGAGCGAGATGCATTCGGGGATCATCATCTCGCTTGGCTCGGTCTCCATGGCCGTCATGTCGCCGTTATGGGGCAGATGGAGTGACCGGTTCGGCAGAAGACAGATGATTCTCGCGGGCTTCGCCGGGATGTTCGTCAGCTATGCGTTCTTTACCGCTGTCATGTACGCGGGACTTCGCGTCTGTTGA
- a CDS encoding MerR family transcriptional regulator, producing MLSIGEFSKMCGVSTKTLRYYDEIGLMNPDQIKPENGYRYYSVKQLKKMLFINRLKSYHFSLEEIKAILEWEEDQSEEQLYSTLTRKRREIQEKLRAFQYTLKQISNEILHVEKGLPIMSHLDHIKVQLVETQPIHILYRRQMIGSDDDAPGYEKYFSRLYEKMAKEKLTLLGTPMTIYHSPEHNPEGNDTEFAIPIEEAVKGTRLFPGGLCAKSVLQGSYSELTSVYAKLMEWIDQEGYELAASPYEVYVTDPNQATVPEDIVTEVYFPVQRKS from the coding sequence TTGCTATCGATTGGAGAATTCTCAAAGATGTGTGGAGTCTCTACAAAAACGCTACGATATTATGATGAGATTGGATTAATGAATCCTGATCAGATTAAGCCTGAAAACGGCTATAGGTATTATTCCGTCAAGCAACTAAAAAAGATGCTCTTTATCAACCGTTTGAAATCTTATCATTTTTCTCTGGAAGAAATCAAAGCGATTTTGGAATGGGAAGAGGATCAATCGGAAGAGCAGCTTTATTCTACCCTTACTCGCAAGAGAAGAGAAATACAGGAAAAGCTAAGGGCTTTTCAGTATACCCTAAAACAAATCAGCAATGAGATTTTACATGTAGAGAAGGGTTTACCCATTATGTCTCACCTTGACCATATCAAAGTACAACTCGTTGAAACCCAGCCAATCCATATTCTTTATAGGCGTCAGATGATTGGTAGTGATGACGATGCTCCAGGATATGAAAAGTATTTTAGCAGGCTATACGAAAAGATGGCGAAAGAAAAACTCACCTTGCTTGGTACGCCCATGACTATTTATCACAGTCCCGAACACAATCCTGAGGGCAACGATACAGAGTTTGCCATCCCTATAGAGGAAGCGGTAAAAGGAACTAGATTGTTCCCCGGAGGTCTTTGTGCGAAGTCTGTGCTACAGGGTTCCTATTCAGAATTGACATCAGTATATGCCAAGCTGATGGAATGGATAGATCAAGAAGGATACGAATTGGCGGCATCACCATATGAAGTATATGTAACCGACCCCAATCAAGCCACTGTTCCTGAGGATATTGTGACCGAGGTGTATTTTCCTGTACAGAGAAAATCGTGA
- a CDS encoding MFS transporter: MPSSAQAYMADVTDEHGRSAGMALMGAANGLGLVLGPAIAGAFALIGLIWPLYIGALLPVVAFVAVMLVVPKRKAVIHERPPRINPLKRGLRIYLLSGLAISLCIVSLQVVGGFYFQVQLLLTTQETARFVSFGLMICGFSMSATQGVLMKRSKLEPQSQILWGALLLVLSFLIMLFVAKLSMYYVAYFLFGVGAGLMMPGIMTGASFAVTSEQQGGIAGLVGMIQGIAAVVPPLLNTGLYQIDKHLPYGFAVALMIALSFALIRRRALPQKAREAAPAFSDNNS, translated from the coding sequence GTGCCTTCTTCCGCTCAGGCGTATATGGCCGACGTGACGGACGAACACGGCCGATCGGCGGGAATGGCTCTGATGGGCGCGGCCAACGGACTCGGGCTCGTGCTCGGACCGGCGATCGCGGGAGCCTTCGCGCTGATCGGTCTGATCTGGCCGCTGTATATCGGAGCGCTGTTGCCTGTCGTCGCGTTCGTGGCGGTGATGCTCGTTGTACCGAAACGCAAGGCTGTAATCCATGAGCGTCCGCCTCGCATCAACCCATTGAAGCGGGGACTCCGCATCTATTTGCTGTCGGGTCTGGCGATCAGTCTTTGCATCGTATCCTTGCAGGTCGTCGGCGGCTTTTATTTTCAGGTCCAGTTGTTGCTCACCACGCAGGAGACTGCTCGCTTCGTTTCCTTCGGATTGATGATTTGCGGATTTTCCATGAGCGCCACGCAGGGGGTGTTGATGAAGCGGTCAAAGCTTGAGCCGCAATCGCAGATTTTGTGGGGAGCGCTGCTACTCGTTCTGAGCTTTCTGATCATGTTATTTGTTGCCAAGTTGTCCATGTATTACGTGGCTTACTTTCTGTTTGGGGTCGGTGCGGGATTGATGATGCCGGGGATCATGACGGGTGCGTCATTTGCCGTCACGTCCGAACAACAAGGCGGCATCGCCGGTCTGGTCGGCATGATTCAAGGGATAGCCGCGGTTGTGCCCCCTTTGCTGAACACCGGTTTGTATCAGATTGACAAGCATCTTCCGTACGGTTTCGCCGTTGCCTTGATGATCGCCTTGTCCTTTGCGCTGATTCGCAGGCGGGCGCTCCCGCAGAAAGCCCGGGAGGCCGCACCCGCTTTTAGCGACAACAATTCATAG
- a CDS encoding helix-turn-helix transcriptional regulator, producing MNIQVKTHSLDSLYESPNVRLLEENRARNQCLYELPLPFGSATVNRTCLRGGLEISAFEGVLTKQLPLRCQTMYPHLEFSYTLSGRGSWSGEGAPALELAPGVSTLVYMADHRVGAELGPDEHLSHLEVRFDLRHFEAMVTELRLTASGQFFSRQLAGNPQVAKLFEQLRDCAYIGALRQLYLEGKCYELLASHLAQFELAGMTGRARIGLSADDIRCLQRAREILTRSWRTPPGLLELARSVGINDYKLKRGFKELFGTTVFGYIRHLRMNEARRLLEAGKANVSQAAACVGYVNLSHFASAYRRTFGYNPSECQRRGQWLIATNR from the coding sequence TTGAATATTCAAGTGAAAACGCATAGTTTGGACTCGTTGTACGAGAGTCCCAACGTTCGGCTATTGGAAGAAAATCGGGCCAGAAACCAGTGTTTGTACGAGCTGCCGCTTCCGTTCGGCTCAGCTACAGTGAACCGTACCTGCTTGCGCGGTGGGCTGGAGATCAGCGCGTTCGAAGGCGTCCTGACTAAGCAGCTGCCGCTCCGCTGCCAGACGATGTATCCTCATCTCGAATTTTCCTACACGCTATCCGGTCGAGGCAGTTGGTCGGGAGAAGGCGCACCGGCCCTCGAATTAGCTCCCGGCGTCTCGACTCTCGTATACATGGCGGATCACCGGGTGGGTGCGGAGCTCGGTCCGGATGAGCATTTGTCCCATCTGGAGGTTCGATTCGATTTGCGTCATTTCGAAGCTATGGTGACGGAGCTGCGGCTCACGGCGTCCGGACAGTTCTTCAGCCGGCAATTGGCCGGTAACCCACAGGTTGCTAAGCTGTTCGAGCAATTACGGGACTGCGCTTACATCGGAGCGTTGCGGCAACTGTATCTCGAAGGCAAATGTTACGAACTGCTTGCCAGTCACCTCGCTCAATTCGAGTTGGCCGGTATGACTGGACGAGCTCGCATCGGACTGTCCGCGGACGATATCCGCTGCCTGCAACGCGCTCGCGAGATCCTTACGCGCAGTTGGAGAACACCTCCCGGCTTGCTGGAACTGGCGCGGTCGGTGGGCATCAACGATTACAAGCTGAAGCGAGGCTTCAAGGAGCTGTTCGGCACGACGGTGTTCGGCTATATCCGGCATTTGAGGATGAACGAGGCGCGCCGTTTGCTGGAGGCGGGCAAAGCCAACGTCAGTCAGGCTGCTGCCTGCGTCGGCTACGTGAATCTGAGCCACTTTGCATCTGCCTACCGCCGGACATTTGGTTACAATCCGAGCGAATGTCAGAGGCGGGGACAGTGGCTGATCGCGACGAATCGATAA